The following proteins are co-located in the Deinococcus metallilatus genome:
- a CDS encoding adenylate/guanylate cyclase domain-containing protein, with translation MAELLLPLPARDREHQAACLVMVDLVGSTRLAHQLPLETYAALMAEFVQVLILSFEARGGQVLQHQGDAVLALWPSVRTGFGVTAALEAHERAVRLGLAGALGVQLQVRAGVALGPVITGLVGGQLSAYGLPVNYARRLCDAATPGETLVCAQVARQLAPGGLLARSLPPLRGFGPDCHAYTVTLPPAAVTDGMKTG, from the coding sequence ATGGCCGAGTTGCTCCTGCCCCTGCCCGCGCGTGACCGCGAACATCAGGCCGCCTGCCTGGTGATGGTGGATCTGGTGGGCAGTACGCGCCTGGCCCACCAGTTGCCGCTGGAAACGTATGCGGCCCTGATGGCCGAGTTCGTGCAGGTCCTGATCCTGAGCTTCGAGGCGCGGGGAGGCCAGGTGTTGCAGCACCAGGGCGACGCCGTGCTGGCGCTGTGGCCCTCGGTGCGGACCGGGTTCGGCGTCACGGCCGCCCTGGAGGCCCATGAGCGGGCGGTGCGCCTGGGCCTGGCGGGTGCGCTGGGGGTGCAGCTCCAGGTGCGGGCGGGAGTCGCGCTCGGCCCGGTGATCACGGGGCTGGTCGGGGGCCAGCTCAGCGCCTACGGGTTGCCGGTCAACTATGCCCGGCGACTGTGTGATGCGGCGACGCCGGGTGAGACGCTGGTGTGCGCCCAGGTGGCGCGGCAGCTCGCCCCGGGAGGCCTGCTGGCCCGCTCGCTGCCACCGCTCCGGGGCTTCGGCCCGGACTGCCACGCCTATACCGTGACGTTGCCGCCTGCCGCTGTGACCGATGGGATGAAAACCGGTTAA
- a CDS encoding response regulator transcription factor: MERKPLVLVIEDEKDIARFIELELAAEGYATEVAFDGVTGLSKFREVNPDLVILDLMLPVLDGLEVARRIRKTSNTPIIILTAKDGIQDKVEGLDSGADDYLIKPFSIEELLARVRAHLRRVNPAVTGEVRVADLVMNLDGREIFRGGRRVELSAKEFELLELLARNPGKVFSRFEIEEKVWPEYTGGSNVVDVYIGYLRRKLEEGGERRLIHTVRGVGYVLREE, from the coding sequence ATGGAACGCAAGCCGCTGGTCCTCGTGATCGAGGATGAAAAAGACATTGCCCGCTTTATAGAACTCGAACTGGCCGCCGAGGGGTACGCCACCGAGGTCGCCTTTGACGGCGTGACCGGCCTCAGCAAGTTTCGGGAAGTGAACCCCGACCTGGTGATCCTCGACCTGATGCTGCCGGTGCTGGACGGGCTGGAGGTCGCGCGCCGCATCCGCAAGACCAGCAACACGCCGATCATCATCCTGACGGCCAAGGACGGCATCCAGGACAAGGTGGAGGGCCTGGACTCGGGCGCGGACGATTACCTGATCAAGCCCTTTTCCATCGAGGAACTCCTCGCCCGCGTGCGTGCCCACCTGCGCCGCGTGAACCCGGCCGTCACCGGCGAGGTGCGCGTGGCCGATCTGGTGATGAACCTCGACGGCCGCGAGATTTTCCGGGGGGGCCGCCGGGTGGAGCTCAGCGCCAAGGAGTTCGAGCTGCTGGAACTGCTGGCCCGCAATCCCGGCAAGGTCTTTTCCCGCTTCGAGATCGAGGAGAAGGTCTGGCCGGAGTACACCGGGGGCAGCAACGTGGTGGACGTGTATATCGGCTACCTGCGCCGCAAGCTGGAGGAGGGCGGGGAGCGCCGCCTGATCCACACGGTGCGCGGCGTGGGCTACGTGCTGCGCGAGGAGTGA